In Oryzias latipes chromosome 15, ASM223467v1, the following proteins share a genomic window:
- the ppm1b gene encoding protein phosphatase 1B isoform X1, with the protein MGAFLDKPKTEKHNSHGEGNGVRYGLSSMQGWRVEMEDAHTAVLGLQTPGMTDWSFFAVYDGHAGSKVANYCSKHLLEHIITSSLGDGGTQGSEAGSESSGGEIPAPCPPAVEAVKAGIRTGFLRIDEHMRSFTDLRNGMDRSGSTAVGILLSPDHFFFINCGDSRAVLYRNSQVCFSTLDHKPCNPRERERIQNAGGSVMIQRVNGSLAVSRALGDYDYKCVDGKGPTEQLVSPEPEVFVMVRAPEQDQFVILACDGIWDVMSNEDLCEFVKSRLEVCDDLEKVCNEVVDTCLHKGSRDNMSIVLVCLPNGPKVSEEAVKKDAELNKYLETRVEEMLSRPGDEGLPDIVTVMRNLSTDSGMPPLPPGGGLASKRSVIEAVYNRLIPYKEEDGSGADVECPW; encoded by the exons ATGGGTGCATTCCTAGACAAACCCAAAACGGAAAAGCATAACTCGCACGGTGAAGGAAACGGTGTGCGCTATGGGCTGAGCTCCATGCAGGGCTGGCGGGTGGAGATGGAGGACGCTCATACAGCTGTGCTGGGGCTTCAGACCCCCGGTATGACTGACTGGTCTTTTTTTGCTGTGTACGACGGTCATGCGGGATCAAAGGTTGCCAACTACTGCTCTAAGCACCTTCTGGAACACATAATCACTAGTAGCTTAGGAGATGGAGGTACACAGGGCTCTGAGGCAGGATCAGAAAGCTCTGGTGGTGAAATTCCAGCCCCATGTCCTCCTGCAGTGGAGGCAGTGAAAGCCGGGATCCGTACAGGCTTCTTGAGGATTGACGAGCACATGCGCAGCTTCACAGACCTTCGGAACGGCATGGATCGCAGTGGATCCACCGCTGTGGGAATTCTTCTATCACCTGATCACTTCTTCTTCATCAACTGTGGGGATTCTCGAGCTGTTCTGTACCGCAATTCCCAGGTGTGCTTCTCTACACTCGACCACAAGCCTTGCAACCCACGTGAGAGGGAGCGAATCCAGAATGCAGGGGGCTCAGTGATGATCCAGAGAGTTAATGGGTCACTGGCTGTGTCGAGAGCCTTGGGGGACTATGATTACAAGTGTGTGGACGGCAAAGGGCCCACAGAGCAGCTGGTCAGCCCTGAACCCGAGGTGTTTGTTATGGTTCGGGCACCTGAACAGGATCAATTTGTGATTCTTGCTTGTGACGGAATCTGGGATGTCATGTCCAATGAGGACTTGTGTGAGTTTGTGAAATCTCGCCTTGAGGTGTGTGATGACCTGGAGAAAGTCTGCAATGAGGTGGTGGACACGTGCCTTCACAAG GGAAGTCGGGACAACATGAGTATTGTGTTGGTGTGTTTGCCCAACGGTCCCAAAGTATCAGAGGAAGCTGTGAAGAAAGATGCTGAGCTCAACAAATATTTAGAAACACGAGTGGAAG AGATGCTGTCTCGGCCCGGAGATGAGGGCTTACCAGACATCGTGACAGTGATGAGGAACCTGTCCACCGACAGTGGAATGCCCCCCCTACCACCAGGGGGTGGTCTCGCCAGCAA ACGCAGTGTTATTGAAGCAGTATACAACCGTCTGATCCCATACAAGGAGGAAGATGGA AGTGGAGCAGATGTGGAGTGTCCCTGGTAG
- the znhit2 gene encoding zinc finger HIT domain-containing protein 2, which translates to MMMNSLIRRRLPPSVESLLTNIDPKEEWTDTESEPTTRDGILLPSRGSASNTEGFLSPAKICYGEAQNNTITACTFCKCKPSRYTCPRCNLQYCGLACYQSREHTSCSEEFYKESVLQELKKMGKTESEGRRRMQEILLGIQQKGEMTEGGMERVLKEEGIVKDNSDEEEEKIQVMELLSKLAQLQQSEEENSTEIEAILRKLEEIGGADPMSGDSDDDAEEKLDLTERLKGLDIDKLSEDELWDLLNSKERESFMGLMKNGRLWGLVPLWKPWWEDHEEEHKELVEMIQGEEGKLERETTTVTNLQGDNNKVKTSQEVEPARESTSKLKNKRRNKKETRQSEGSSARVPPVSAKIPKLSSLCANPSPLVCYSLVNTLYSYAFTLCRFNGDTDSLILEFCEMILALSEALHSSKVFSSVQEAIDCVQPLILGGGYLDKEDPLAPAMAVEAVAHIMTGKNKRDPTGYCLSALNQLRMILSNTRKTLSKEGDDAAKRQKFFQAIKKCEFYQAWVLENEHQIQRLAIELWSEHSKRESLRNCMDQAKAFVEENRKKEKGKKDDTELIEELN; encoded by the coding sequence ATGATGATGAATTCGCTAATTAGACGTAGACTACCCCCGTCGGTAGAGAGTCTTCTGACTAACATCGATCCAAAGGAGGAATGGACTGATACAGAATCCGAACCAACGACCAGAGATGGGATTCTCCTCCCGTCTAGAGGCTCTGCATCCAACACAGAGGGGTTTCTCTCTCCAGCCAAGATTTGCTACGGGGAGGCTCAAAATAACACAATAACAGCATGTACGTTTTGTAAATGTAAACCTTCTCGTTATACCTGTCCTCGTTGTAACCTCCAATACTGTGGGTTGGCATGCTATCAGAGCCGGGAGCACACCTCCTGTTCAGAGGAGTTTTACAAGGAGTCTGTTCTTcaggagctgaagaaaatgGGAAAGACAGAAAGTGAGGGAAGAAGGAGAATGCAAGAGATTTTGTTGGGAATTCAACAAAAGGGAGAAATGACTGAAGGAGGGATGGAACGTGTGCTAAAGGAAGAGGGTATTGTAAAAGACAACTCtgatgaggaggaagaaaaaattcAGGTTATGGAACTTTTGTCCAAGTTAGCACAGCTTCAGCAGTCGGAGGAAGAGAATTCAACCGAGATTGAAGCCATTCTGAGAAAACTTGAGGAGATTGGAGGAGCAGATCCAATGTCTGGAGACTCTGATGATGATGCAGAAGAGAAGTTGGACCTCACAGAACGACTGAAAGGGCTGGATATCGATAAACTATCGGAAGACGAGCTGTGGGACCTTCTCAACAGTAAAGAGAGAGAGTCATTTATGGGTCTGATGAAGAATGGAAGACTTTGGGGGCTGGTTCCTCTGTGGAAGCCTTGGTGGGAGGACCATGAGGAGGAACATAAAGAACTGGTGGAGATGATTCAAGGAGAAGAGGGCAAACTGGAGAGAGAAACTACTACAGTTACAAATCTGCAGGGGGACAATAACAAAGTCAAGACATCTCAAGAAGTCGAACCAGCGAGAGAATCAACTTCAAagctgaaaaataaaaggagaaacaaaaaagagacaCGTCAAAGCGAAGGAAGTTCAGCTAGAGTTCCTCCAGTTTCTGCAAAAATTCCAAAGTTAAGTTCCCTGTGTGCAAATCCATCTCCTCTGGTTTGCTACAGTCTAGTGAATACTCTTTATAGCTATGCCTTTACTCTCTGCCGATTTAATGGAGACACTGATTCTCTGATTTTAGAGTTCTGTGAGATGATCCTTGCTCTGTCTGAAGCCCTCCATTCAAGTAAAGTGTTTAGCTCTGTCCAAGAAGCTATAGACTGTGTACAGCCTCTCATCTTAGGAGGAGGGTATCTTGACAAAGAGGATCCTCTAGCTCCAGCTATGGCAGTGGAAGCGGTTGCCCATATCATGACTGGCAAAAACAAACGAGATCCAACAGGATACTGCCTGTCTGCATTAAACCAGCTTCGCATGATTCTTTCAAATACCAGAAAAACTCTGTCCAAAGAGGGAGACGATGCTGCAAAGAGACAGAAGTTCTTTCAAGCTATTAAAAAGTGTGAGTTCTATCAAGCCTGGGTGTTGGAGAATGAACATCAGATTCAAAGGCTGGCCATTGAGTTGTGGAGTGAGCACAGTAAAAGAGAGAGTTTAAGAAACTGCATGGACCAAGCCAAGGCTTTTGTTGAAGAAAAtcggaaaaaagaaaagggaaagaaaGACGACACAGAGCTCATCGAGGAACTAAACTGA
- the ppm1b gene encoding protein phosphatase 1B isoform X2, with protein MGAFLDKPKTEKHNSHGEGNGVRYGLSSMQGWRVEMEDAHTAVLGLQTPGMTDWSFFAVYDGHAGSKVANYCSKHLLEHIITSSLGDGGTQGSEAGSESSGGEIPAPCPPAVEAVKAGIRTGFLRIDEHMRSFTDLRNGMDRSGSTAVGILLSPDHFFFINCGDSRAVLYRNSQVCFSTLDHKPCNPRERERIQNAGGSVMIQRVNGSLAVSRALGDYDYKCVDGKGPTEQLVSPEPEVFVMVRAPEQDQFVILACDGIWDVMSNEDLCEFVKSRLEVCDDLEKVCNEVVDTCLHKGSRDNMSIVLVCLPNGPKVSEEAVKKDAELNKYLETRVEEMLSRPGDEGLPDIVTVMRNLSTDSGMPPLPPGGGLASKRSVIEAVYNRLIPYKEEDGPSCFI; from the exons ATGGGTGCATTCCTAGACAAACCCAAAACGGAAAAGCATAACTCGCACGGTGAAGGAAACGGTGTGCGCTATGGGCTGAGCTCCATGCAGGGCTGGCGGGTGGAGATGGAGGACGCTCATACAGCTGTGCTGGGGCTTCAGACCCCCGGTATGACTGACTGGTCTTTTTTTGCTGTGTACGACGGTCATGCGGGATCAAAGGTTGCCAACTACTGCTCTAAGCACCTTCTGGAACACATAATCACTAGTAGCTTAGGAGATGGAGGTACACAGGGCTCTGAGGCAGGATCAGAAAGCTCTGGTGGTGAAATTCCAGCCCCATGTCCTCCTGCAGTGGAGGCAGTGAAAGCCGGGATCCGTACAGGCTTCTTGAGGATTGACGAGCACATGCGCAGCTTCACAGACCTTCGGAACGGCATGGATCGCAGTGGATCCACCGCTGTGGGAATTCTTCTATCACCTGATCACTTCTTCTTCATCAACTGTGGGGATTCTCGAGCTGTTCTGTACCGCAATTCCCAGGTGTGCTTCTCTACACTCGACCACAAGCCTTGCAACCCACGTGAGAGGGAGCGAATCCAGAATGCAGGGGGCTCAGTGATGATCCAGAGAGTTAATGGGTCACTGGCTGTGTCGAGAGCCTTGGGGGACTATGATTACAAGTGTGTGGACGGCAAAGGGCCCACAGAGCAGCTGGTCAGCCCTGAACCCGAGGTGTTTGTTATGGTTCGGGCACCTGAACAGGATCAATTTGTGATTCTTGCTTGTGACGGAATCTGGGATGTCATGTCCAATGAGGACTTGTGTGAGTTTGTGAAATCTCGCCTTGAGGTGTGTGATGACCTGGAGAAAGTCTGCAATGAGGTGGTGGACACGTGCCTTCACAAG GGAAGTCGGGACAACATGAGTATTGTGTTGGTGTGTTTGCCCAACGGTCCCAAAGTATCAGAGGAAGCTGTGAAGAAAGATGCTGAGCTCAACAAATATTTAGAAACACGAGTGGAAG AGATGCTGTCTCGGCCCGGAGATGAGGGCTTACCAGACATCGTGACAGTGATGAGGAACCTGTCCACCGACAGTGGAATGCCCCCCCTACCACCAGGGGGTGGTCTCGCCAGCAA ACGCAGTGTTATTGAAGCAGTATACAACCGTCTGATCCCATACAAGGAGGAAGATGGA CCCTCCTGTTTCATTTG A